From a single Rhodococcus qingshengii JCM 15477 genomic region:
- a CDS encoding NDMA-dependent alcohol dehydrogenase — MKTKGAILWGLNEKWSVEEIEIGEPVAGEVQIRMEAAGMCHSDHHIVTGATPMPSFPVMGGHEGSGVITKLGPEVKGLEVGDHVVLSFIPACGTCPACSAGHQNLCDLGMGLLSGQAISDGTYRIQARGENVIPMCLLGTFSPYMVVNQSSVVKIDKDIPFEVAALVGCGVPTGWGSATHIADVKPGEDVVIMGVGGVGISALQGAVASGARYIFAIDPVPWKREQALKFGATHAFESAAAAIQPIIDATYGRMAQKTIITVGEMRGEYVEEAMILTAKAGRCVVTAMGHLTDMDVKLNLFLMAMLQKDLQGNIFGGGNARQDVPNLLAMYKAGKLNLDDMVTRTYTLEGVNDGYQDMLDGKNIRGVIRYTEADW, encoded by the coding sequence GTGAAGACCAAGGGTGCAATCCTGTGGGGCCTCAATGAAAAGTGGTCCGTCGAGGAGATCGAGATCGGTGAGCCGGTAGCCGGCGAAGTTCAGATTCGCATGGAAGCGGCCGGAATGTGCCACTCCGATCACCACATCGTCACCGGCGCGACCCCGATGCCGTCGTTCCCCGTCATGGGTGGGCACGAGGGTTCGGGCGTCATCACCAAGCTCGGCCCGGAGGTCAAGGGTCTGGAGGTCGGCGACCACGTCGTTCTGTCCTTCATTCCGGCTTGTGGAACCTGTCCGGCGTGTTCGGCCGGTCATCAGAACCTGTGTGACCTCGGGATGGGCCTCCTCAGCGGCCAGGCCATCAGTGACGGCACTTACCGGATCCAAGCTCGCGGCGAAAACGTGATCCCGATGTGCCTGCTAGGGACGTTCTCGCCCTACATGGTCGTGAACCAGTCGTCAGTGGTGAAGATCGACAAGGACATTCCGTTCGAGGTTGCCGCACTCGTCGGTTGCGGCGTTCCGACCGGTTGGGGATCGGCAACCCACATCGCCGATGTGAAGCCCGGCGAAGACGTTGTGATCATGGGTGTCGGCGGCGTCGGTATCAGTGCGCTACAGGGTGCAGTTGCATCGGGCGCCCGGTACATCTTTGCCATCGACCCCGTGCCGTGGAAGCGTGAGCAGGCTCTGAAGTTCGGCGCAACGCACGCTTTCGAAAGCGCTGCCGCTGCCATTCAGCCGATCATCGACGCTACGTATGGCCGCATGGCACAGAAGACGATCATCACCGTCGGCGAAATGAGGGGTGAGTACGTCGAAGAAGCGATGATTCTGACGGCAAAGGCCGGCCGTTGTGTCGTCACCGCAATGGGGCACCTGACGGACATGGATGTGAAGCTGAACCTGTTCCTGATGGCGATGCTTCAGAAGGACCTTCAGGGCAACATTTTCGGCGGTGGCAACGCTCGCCAGGACGTGCCGAACCTCCTCGCGATGTACAAGGCAGGCAAGCTGAACCTCGACGACATGGTGACTCGGACCTACACGCTCGAAGGCGTGAACGACGGCTACCAGGACATGTTGGATGGCAAGAACATCCGCGGCGTCATCCGCTACACCGAAGCTGACTGGTGA
- a CDS encoding HNH endonuclease signature motif containing protein, whose translation MSVLLSDVVSGSAVGLRGRLWQLTAAELRAAAVEASAEILRLEAVRVAVVDELSLRSDDQVIASRGVGSWLAANTMLQVRDGKKIAALGAALRPFPAVAARFDCGDCSFDHAVLIVAFCESPPKGMPEEALPKCIDLLLAAASGVEATTTKVRNVIATLERLFESDEIPPAEDVDLNELRIASTLNGRVVVRGDFDALTGEMLLSALSNLTMPTPAPDGTPDARSAAKRTADGFTELIRRYLDCAKTGTDGGQRPHVNVHINARDLAEHRDCAATPSTADGEESLSDLDVGHMPWLGPLSVSQTSLLGCDCFLSTVLLDGHGAPLDAVPGKRLVTAEQRVALIARDRGCAFPGCTCVPAWTDAHHIRHWANGGPTVMNNLVLLCRSHHRLMHRKSGFVGKWEIRIGVDNKPWFIPPPSIDPQQQPRPANTTFKT comes from the coding sequence ATGAGTGTCTTGTTGTCGGACGTGGTGTCTGGTTCTGCGGTGGGGTTACGCGGACGGTTGTGGCAGTTGACTGCTGCGGAGTTGCGCGCTGCTGCTGTCGAGGCGAGTGCGGAGATTCTGCGCCTGGAAGCCGTTCGTGTTGCGGTGGTCGACGAACTTTCGTTGCGTTCCGATGATCAGGTGATTGCCAGCCGCGGGGTGGGGTCCTGGTTGGCGGCGAACACGATGTTGCAGGTTCGGGACGGGAAGAAGATCGCCGCGTTGGGTGCGGCTTTGCGGCCGTTTCCTGCGGTGGCGGCTCGGTTCGATTGCGGGGATTGCTCGTTCGATCATGCCGTGTTGATCGTGGCGTTCTGCGAGTCACCGCCGAAGGGGATGCCGGAGGAGGCATTACCGAAGTGTATCGATTTGTTGTTGGCGGCTGCGTCGGGTGTGGAGGCGACGACGACGAAGGTGCGGAACGTGATCGCGACGTTGGAGCGGTTGTTCGAATCGGATGAGATTCCGCCCGCCGAGGATGTCGATCTCAATGAGTTGCGGATCGCGTCGACCTTGAACGGTCGAGTGGTGGTGCGTGGCGATTTCGATGCCCTCACCGGTGAAATGTTGCTCTCGGCGTTGTCGAATTTGACGATGCCGACCCCGGCACCGGATGGGACGCCGGATGCCCGGTCGGCGGCGAAACGCACCGCGGACGGGTTCACCGAACTGATCCGGCGTTACCTGGACTGCGCGAAAACCGGTACCGATGGTGGTCAGCGTCCGCATGTGAACGTGCACATCAATGCTCGGGATCTGGCGGAGCATCGGGACTGCGCCGCAACACCCTCCACTGCTGATGGTGAAGAGTCTCTGTCGGATCTTGATGTCGGGCACATGCCCTGGCTGGGACCGCTGTCGGTGTCGCAGACCAGTCTTCTCGGGTGTGATTGTTTCCTGTCCACGGTTCTGCTCGACGGTCACGGCGCACCGTTGGATGCGGTACCAGGGAAGAGGTTGGTCACCGCCGAACAGCGAGTGGCGTTGATTGCCCGAGACAGGGGCTGTGCGTTCCCGGGTTGCACATGTGTGCCGGCGTGGACTGATGCGCACCATATCCGGCACTGGGCGAACGGTGGCCCGACGGTGATGAACAACCTGGTCCTGCTGTGCCGTTCGCACCACCGGTTGATGCACCGCAAATCCGGGTTCGTCGGGAAATGGGAAATCCGAATAGGAGTCGACAACAAACCCTGGTTCATTCCGCCGCCCTCGATCGACCCGCAGCAGCAACCGAGGCCGGCGAACACCACCTTCAAAACCTGA
- a CDS encoding response regulator transcription factor — protein sequence MSIRVVVADDQALFRQTLALLIGSEEDMEVVAEAADGEQAFQAALEHRPDVVLMDIRMPGTSGVEATAMIADHPDLTDVHVLILTTFEVDEHVAQAIRAGASGFIGKGIRAEDLLDAVRTVAGGNSLLSPIATSALISRFLSTPSRADSTSGIFGQLTPRELEVVTLVALGMSNDEIAAELVISAVTAKTHVNRAMTKLDVRDRAQLVVLAYQCGVVIPGRSVD from the coding sequence GTGAGTATTCGGGTGGTAGTGGCAGACGATCAGGCGCTCTTCCGTCAAACGCTTGCGCTGCTGATCGGTTCGGAAGAGGACATGGAGGTGGTCGCCGAGGCGGCAGACGGAGAGCAGGCATTCCAGGCGGCGCTCGAGCATCGACCCGACGTTGTATTGATGGACATTCGAATGCCAGGCACCAGCGGAGTCGAAGCGACCGCCATGATTGCCGATCATCCGGATTTGACCGACGTGCACGTGTTGATTCTTACCACCTTCGAAGTGGATGAGCATGTGGCACAGGCGATCCGGGCGGGAGCCAGCGGCTTCATCGGCAAAGGAATCCGAGCCGAGGATCTACTCGATGCTGTTCGGACGGTCGCAGGTGGGAACTCTTTGCTGTCGCCGATTGCGACCAGCGCGTTGATTTCTCGGTTCCTTTCCACTCCGTCGCGGGCCGACTCGACTTCTGGGATTTTCGGTCAATTGACACCACGCGAACTCGAAGTGGTAACCCTCGTTGCCCTCGGGATGTCCAACGACGAAATCGCCGCGGAATTGGTGATCAGCGCGGTCACGGCAAAAACCCATGTGAATCGAGCGATGACAAAACTGGATGTCCGCGACCGTGCGCAACTGGTGGTTCTCGCATATCAATGCGGTGTGGTGATTCCGGGACGCTCGGTGGATTGA
- a CDS encoding sensor histidine kinase has product MTSTSTWGRWCAEHPRTIDLALTILVLLATWTAHRIALDGNETREVTVVGVVVTAIAAATIVFRRRYPFSALAVAVLLGVLMIALSAPPNAGTGSAAMVCLYYVASTSDRRRTFFAAASTVSSLMLVTIFLGVGNNLLQEALGLLSWLLMASFAGAEVRSRRAYLESVEARAVQAERMREDEARHRVVEERMRIARDLHDVVAHHIALVNLQVGVASHLIGKDPEKATTALRGVEETSKAALDEIRATVGVLRDAQDGDRSMKPAPGLSDLPALVDQFVSAGMEIEVRAVGSLRPLGPAVDLTAYRIVQEALVNASKHALPGAVTVSLSYEAEVLVLSVENSGTAVPSTSPPGYGLLGMKERAQAMGGEVSAGFRADGGFRVDAQLPLVSVSRGSEREES; this is encoded by the coding sequence ATGACCTCGACTTCGACGTGGGGTCGATGGTGTGCGGAACACCCGCGCACCATCGACCTGGCACTGACCATCCTCGTGCTCCTTGCCACGTGGACGGCGCACCGCATCGCGCTCGACGGCAATGAGACCCGCGAGGTCACGGTTGTGGGAGTTGTCGTGACAGCTATTGCAGCCGCAACCATCGTGTTCCGAAGGCGCTATCCGTTCTCGGCACTCGCGGTGGCAGTGCTTCTCGGCGTTTTGATGATTGCACTGTCAGCGCCGCCGAATGCCGGCACAGGTTCGGCGGCGATGGTGTGCCTCTACTACGTTGCCAGCACGAGTGACCGCCGGAGGACCTTCTTCGCAGCGGCGAGCACAGTCAGCTCGCTGATGCTCGTCACGATCTTCCTGGGAGTGGGGAACAATCTCCTGCAGGAGGCACTGGGGTTGTTGTCGTGGTTGCTGATGGCAAGTTTTGCCGGCGCCGAGGTCCGTTCTCGCCGAGCCTATCTGGAGTCCGTCGAGGCGCGCGCGGTGCAAGCGGAAAGAATGCGCGAGGACGAGGCCCGACACCGCGTCGTCGAAGAAAGGATGCGGATTGCGCGAGACTTGCACGACGTTGTCGCGCACCACATTGCCTTGGTCAACCTGCAAGTCGGGGTCGCGTCGCACTTGATCGGGAAAGACCCGGAGAAGGCGACGACTGCACTACGCGGAGTGGAGGAAACGTCCAAGGCGGCACTCGATGAAATTCGGGCCACGGTCGGAGTTCTCCGTGATGCTCAGGACGGTGATCGCTCGATGAAGCCGGCTCCGGGGCTTTCGGATCTACCGGCACTGGTGGATCAATTCGTCAGTGCGGGAATGGAAATCGAAGTGCGCGCTGTGGGTTCGCTGCGCCCTCTCGGGCCAGCAGTAGACCTCACGGCGTACCGAATTGTCCAGGAAGCACTCGTGAATGCGAGCAAGCATGCGTTGCCAGGGGCCGTCACCGTGTCGTTGTCGTACGAAGCCGAGGTTCTGGTGCTGTCGGTCGAAAACTCCGGAACGGCAGTGCCTTCGACGTCACCGCCCGGGTACGGACTGCTGGGAATGAAGGAGAGGGCACAGGCAATGGGAGGCGAGGTCTCAGCAGGATTCCGCGCCGACGGGGGATTTCGTGTGGACGCCCAACTTCCGCTTGTCTCGGTGTCCAGGGGTTCGGAGCGTGAGGAGTCGTGA
- a CDS encoding MMPL family transporter: MSIFLYKLSRLAFRRRWAMVGFWVVLLVAGGVGAATLSGPTVNTLSIPGTESQAAQDLLAERFPQSSTDGASARIVFESPAGTTLTDPAIRQSVSDLVSALGKDPEVAAVSDPYASGGVSPTGTIGYMQVSYTADSIDLPDSSKELLESAVHDAAGSGLAIDVAGNVLMESSAESMGEVIGVAIAAVVLTVTFGSLVAAGLPLISALIGIGIAICTITIATGFIELGSSTTVLAMMLGLAVAIDYSLFIVSRYRSELRDGHDPEIAAGRAAGTAGSAVVFAGLTVLIALAGLFVVNIPFLTSMGLAAAFAVAVAVVISLTLLPATLGFAGSRVLSRSDRRLLASGGQLTHRKTKEGAGSRWAKFVIRRRVPVLLASVLGLGLLAIPTFGINLSLASPPVPDTTAARATDRLSEGFGAGFSGPLMVVVDVADAADPAAALSGAQEKLGALPDVAAVTPPALNQAGDTAVITVVPSSGPETEATKALVADIREVAGSLTDETGATMSVTGQTALTIDVSDRLADALVPYLALVVGLAFILLMLVFRSILVPLKATLGFLLSIGATFGVLVAIFQWGWFAGILGIEGQTGSVVAMLPIFMIGIVFGLAMDYQVFLVTRMREAFVHGDGPDEAVVKGFDQGARVVTAAALIMIAVFAGFIFGGDAFIMQIGLGLSFAVLFDAFVIRMTVVPAVMSLLGSKAWWFPSWLDRLVPNVDVEGEQLTALLADSKDSTEPANDKLSV, translated from the coding sequence ATGTCGATATTCCTGTACAAACTCTCGCGACTCGCGTTTCGGCGCCGTTGGGCAATGGTGGGCTTCTGGGTCGTCCTGCTGGTGGCGGGCGGAGTAGGCGCAGCAACGCTGTCCGGTCCGACCGTCAATACGTTGTCGATTCCGGGCACCGAATCACAAGCGGCGCAAGATCTTCTGGCTGAAAGATTTCCGCAGTCGTCCACCGACGGAGCCAGTGCTCGCATCGTCTTCGAATCTCCGGCGGGCACGACGCTCACCGATCCGGCGATTCGACAATCCGTCAGTGACTTGGTCTCTGCGCTCGGGAAGGACCCCGAGGTTGCAGCGGTATCGGATCCATATGCCTCCGGCGGAGTGTCGCCGACTGGGACGATCGGATACATGCAGGTCTCCTATACCGCCGACTCGATCGACTTGCCGGACAGCTCGAAAGAACTGCTCGAGTCCGCCGTTCACGACGCTGCGGGTTCGGGACTGGCGATCGATGTCGCCGGCAACGTGCTGATGGAAAGCAGCGCCGAATCGATGGGCGAAGTGATCGGCGTCGCGATCGCCGCTGTGGTCCTGACGGTCACTTTCGGTTCGTTGGTGGCAGCAGGGCTTCCCTTGATCAGCGCGTTGATCGGCATCGGCATCGCGATCTGCACGATCACTATCGCAACTGGTTTCATCGAATTGGGTTCGAGCACAACCGTCCTGGCAATGATGCTGGGGCTCGCCGTGGCGATCGACTATTCGCTCTTCATCGTCTCGCGCTACCGCTCCGAACTACGTGACGGACATGATCCGGAAATTGCTGCGGGCCGCGCAGCGGGGACGGCGGGTTCGGCCGTAGTGTTCGCGGGGTTGACGGTGCTCATCGCATTGGCAGGACTGTTCGTCGTGAACATCCCGTTCCTGACGAGCATGGGTCTGGCTGCGGCGTTTGCAGTTGCTGTTGCAGTGGTGATTTCACTGACCCTGCTGCCCGCCACGCTGGGATTTGCTGGATCGCGCGTTCTGAGCCGATCCGATCGTCGCCTGCTTGCGTCCGGTGGTCAGTTGACGCATCGCAAGACGAAGGAAGGCGCAGGCTCGCGATGGGCCAAGTTCGTGATCCGGCGTCGAGTTCCGGTTTTGCTCGCGTCAGTCCTCGGGCTGGGATTGCTGGCGATCCCCACCTTCGGAATCAACCTGAGTTTGGCGAGCCCACCAGTGCCCGACACAACTGCCGCCAGGGCTACCGACCGACTATCCGAGGGGTTCGGTGCCGGGTTCAGCGGCCCGCTCATGGTGGTCGTCGACGTTGCCGACGCCGCAGATCCGGCAGCGGCATTGAGCGGCGCCCAGGAAAAGCTCGGTGCTCTGCCCGACGTAGCGGCAGTGACGCCGCCAGCACTCAATCAGGCCGGCGATACAGCAGTCATCACGGTGGTTCCCTCGAGCGGCCCCGAAACCGAGGCAACAAAGGCGCTCGTCGCAGATATACGTGAGGTCGCCGGATCACTGACCGACGAGACCGGGGCCACGATGTCGGTCACCGGTCAGACAGCGTTGACGATCGACGTCTCGGACCGCCTGGCTGATGCCCTCGTTCCCTACCTCGCATTGGTCGTCGGCCTCGCCTTCATTCTTTTGATGCTGGTGTTCCGCTCGATCTTGGTACCGCTCAAGGCAACTCTCGGATTTCTGCTCTCGATCGGTGCGACGTTCGGTGTGCTGGTCGCAATCTTCCAGTGGGGTTGGTTCGCAGGCATTCTCGGAATCGAAGGTCAAACCGGATCAGTTGTGGCGATGTTGCCCATCTTCATGATCGGCATCGTCTTCGGGTTGGCGATGGACTACCAGGTGTTCCTGGTGACCAGAATGCGTGAAGCGTTCGTCCACGGTGACGGACCGGATGAAGCAGTCGTGAAGGGCTTCGACCAGGGCGCGCGAGTCGTCACGGCCGCGGCGCTGATCATGATCGCCGTTTTCGCGGGCTTCATCTTCGGCGGCGACGCCTTCATCATGCAGATTGGACTCGGACTCTCGTTCGCGGTTCTGTTCGACGCCTTCGTGATTCGTATGACCGTCGTACCGGCCGTCATGTCCCTGTTGGGCTCGAAGGCATGGTGGTTCCCCTCATGGCTGGACCGGTTGGTCCCGAACGTCGATGTCGAGGGGGAGCAGTTGACTGCGCTGCTCGCAGATTCGAAGGATTCCACTGAGCCCGCGAACGACAAGTTGTCGGTGTGA
- a CDS encoding carbohydrate kinase family protein, with product MSDTRERSVVVCGEGLVDLVPVGENFSPKLGGGPFNVAVALGRLGSDVGFVSRLSTDAFGDRMIDSLAASNVDTTGVERGPEPTTLAVVNLAADGGARYSFYLEGTADRQFALPKLPSARAFSFGTLSLVLEPGASAYEALLHEAHARGRLTMVDPNIRPAVISDPDAYRRRFRSWLPAIDILKVSDDDAKWLGSVDGAEWLHEGVGAVLLTRGGDGLRLITEQLDVSVPAPAVDVADTIGAGDTVHGALLAYLDRHDALDVAVVRGFSEADWSAALTFAARAAAVTVSRPGADPPWSRELGRPV from the coding sequence ATGAGTGATACACGCGAACGATCCGTCGTGGTGTGTGGTGAGGGACTGGTTGATCTGGTTCCGGTGGGGGAGAACTTCTCACCCAAGTTGGGCGGTGGACCGTTCAACGTTGCGGTTGCACTGGGTCGACTCGGATCCGACGTGGGATTCGTCTCTCGCTTGTCCACCGACGCCTTCGGAGATCGGATGATCGACTCGCTGGCCGCGTCCAATGTCGACACAACCGGAGTCGAACGTGGGCCCGAGCCGACAACTCTGGCCGTCGTGAACCTTGCAGCGGACGGAGGTGCGCGGTATTCCTTCTACCTCGAGGGAACGGCAGATCGACAGTTCGCGCTGCCGAAACTTCCCTCTGCCCGGGCATTCTCGTTCGGAACGCTGTCGCTGGTGCTCGAGCCCGGGGCCTCGGCCTACGAAGCTTTGCTGCACGAAGCACACGCCCGCGGTCGACTCACCATGGTCGACCCCAACATTCGTCCGGCGGTGATCTCCGACCCGGACGCGTATCGACGACGGTTTCGTTCGTGGTTGCCCGCCATCGATATTCTCAAAGTGAGCGACGACGACGCGAAGTGGTTGGGTTCGGTCGACGGCGCCGAGTGGCTCCACGAAGGCGTCGGCGCCGTCCTGCTCACCCGTGGTGGTGACGGGTTGCGGTTGATCACCGAGCAACTCGATGTTTCGGTGCCGGCGCCCGCAGTCGACGTCGCGGACACGATCGGTGCCGGAGATACCGTACACGGAGCCCTGTTGGCCTACCTTGATCGTCACGACGCACTCGACGTCGCTGTTGTGCGCGGGTTCTCCGAGGCAGATTGGTCGGCCGCGTTGACCTTTGCCGCACGCGCGGCAGCCGTCACCGTGTCACGTCCCGGGGCGGATCCGCCGTGGTCAAGGGAGTTGGGCCGGCCCGTCTAG
- a CDS encoding ABC transporter ATP-binding protein has product MAEISYQKASCIYEGAGTLAVDSLDLDINDREFIVLVGPSGSGKSTALRMLAGLEDIDSGAITINGKDMTDVPSKDRDIAMVFQNYALYPNKTVGENMGFALKMRGVPVEERKKKVAEAAKLLDLTDYLDRKPAKLSGGQRQRVAMGRAIVREPQVFCMDEPLSNLDAKLRVQTRTQIAALQRRLGTTTVYVTHDQVEAMTMGDRVAVLKGGKLQQFASPTELYDRPANAFVAGFIGSPGMNLVTAPVSSGGVRFGDVEVPLDREQMAAIAAAGLASVTVGIRPEQFQVVAAGDGIAAQIDLVEELGNESYIYAHVPGTEADPISLVARTGGRSKLQYGQTLGFERVDGLVHLFDPTTGERVGS; this is encoded by the coding sequence ATGGCTGAAATCTCGTACCAGAAAGCGTCTTGCATCTACGAAGGTGCCGGGACCCTCGCTGTAGATTCACTCGATCTCGACATCAACGACAGGGAGTTCATCGTGCTCGTCGGTCCGTCAGGTTCCGGAAAGTCCACGGCCCTGCGCATGTTGGCAGGGCTCGAGGACATCGATTCCGGCGCGATCACCATCAACGGCAAGGACATGACCGATGTCCCGTCCAAGGATCGCGACATCGCAATGGTCTTCCAGAATTACGCGCTGTACCCCAATAAAACCGTCGGCGAAAATATGGGGTTCGCGTTGAAGATGCGCGGTGTGCCCGTCGAGGAGCGTAAGAAGAAAGTGGCCGAAGCGGCCAAACTGCTTGACCTGACTGACTATCTCGACCGCAAACCGGCCAAGCTTTCCGGTGGTCAACGGCAGCGAGTTGCCATGGGCCGAGCTATCGTTCGTGAACCGCAAGTGTTCTGCATGGACGAGCCGCTCTCCAACCTCGACGCAAAGCTACGCGTCCAGACCCGCACGCAGATCGCGGCGTTGCAGCGTCGTCTCGGAACCACCACCGTCTACGTCACGCACGATCAGGTGGAAGCGATGACGATGGGTGATCGCGTGGCAGTGCTCAAGGGCGGCAAGTTGCAACAATTCGCTTCTCCGACCGAACTTTACGATCGGCCGGCCAATGCGTTTGTTGCCGGTTTCATCGGATCTCCAGGTATGAACTTGGTAACGGCGCCGGTCAGTTCGGGTGGGGTGCGTTTCGGTGACGTCGAGGTTCCGCTGGACCGCGAGCAGATGGCGGCAATCGCCGCGGCCGGTCTGGCTTCGGTCACAGTGGGAATTCGGCCCGAGCAATTCCAGGTGGTTGCTGCCGGAGACGGAATCGCAGCTCAGATCGACCTGGTAGAGGAACTGGGCAACGAGTCGTACATCTACGCACACGTGCCTGGTACCGAAGCCGACCCGATCTCGCTCGTTGCACGCACCGGCGGTCGATCGAAGCTGCAGTACGGCCAGACGCTGGGCTTCGAGCGGGTGGACGGCCTCGTTCACCTCTTCGACCCGACTACGGGTGAGCGCGTGGGTAGCTGA